Proteins from one Fragaria vesca subsp. vesca linkage group LG6, FraVesHawaii_1.0, whole genome shotgun sequence genomic window:
- the LOC101294091 gene encoding probable protein phosphatase 2C 38-like: MIQKGLLRMIVPCWRPSLEEDGARRVGEASGRVEGLMWYKDLGNHAWGQFSMAVIQANSTLEDQSQLESGFLSSNKSGPQGTFVGIYDGHGGPEASRFVNDNLFSNLQRFASEHRSVSEHVIRKAFLATEENFLSVVKKQWLTKPQIASAGTCCLVGVVCNGLLYTANVGDSRLVLGKLERATREVIAVQLSTEHNASIESVRQELKTTHPHDPQIVVLRHKVWRVKGLIQVSRSIGDAYLKKPEFNREPLLPKFRLPDPEFLKPILSPDPSISVLKLRPEDQFLIFASDGLWEHLSNQEAVDIVGNNPRRGIARKLIEAALQEAAKKREVRFADLKKIERGVRRHFHDDISVVVVFLDHSQLKNGTSPRRSNISVTPNF; the protein is encoded by the exons ATGATACAGAAAGGTTTGCTTAGAATGATTGTACCCTGTTGGAGGCCATCTCTGGAGGAAGATGGTGCTCGACGGGTTGGCGAAGCCAGTGGACGTGTTGAAGGGTTGATGTGGTACAAGGACTTGGGCAACCATGCTTGGGGGCAATTCTCAATGGCTGTGATCCAAGCCAATAGTACTTTGGAGGATCAAAGCCAGCTCGAGTCCGGGTTTCTGAGTTCAAATAAGTCCGGTCCTCAGGGGACCTTCGTTGGGATTTACGATGGACATGGAGGCCCCGAGGCTTCAAGATTTGTAAACGACAATCTTTTCAGCAATCTGCAGA GATTTGCATCAGAGCATCGAAGCGTATCGGAACATGTTATCCGGAAGGCGTTTTTGGCCACGGAAGAGAACTTCCTCTCTGTTGTGAAGAAGCAGTGGCTAACTAAGCCGCAGATTGCATCTGCAGGAACATGTTGTTTGGTCGGAGTAGTGTGTAATGGACTTTTATACACAGCGAATGTTGGGGACTCGAGGCTGGTTCTAGGGAAACTAGAAAGGGCCACCAGGGAAGTCATAGCTGTTCAATTGTCTACAGAGCACAATGCAAGTATAGAATCAGTGAGACAGGAACTCAAGACTACTCATCCTCATGATCCACAGATTGTGGTGTTGAGACACAAAGTTTGGCGCGTCAAGGGCCTCATACAG GTTTCAAGATCCATTGGTGATGCATATCTAAAGAAGCCAGAGTTCAACAGGGAACCTTTGCTACCCAAGTTTAGGTTACCAGATCCTGAATTCCTCAAACCAATCCTGAGTCCGGATCCGTCGATATCGGTACTCAAACTCCGACCAGAAGATCAATTTCTCATATTTGCTTCTGATGGTCTGTGGGAGCATCTTAGCAACCAGGAGGCTGTCGACATTGTTGGGAATAACCCACGCAGG GGAATTGCCAGGAAACTTATAGAAGCTGCACTACAAGAAGCAGCAAAAAAGAGGGAAGTGAGGTTTGCAGACTTGAAAAAGATAGAGCGAGGAGTGAGACGACATTTTCACGACGACATCAGTGTAGTAGTAGTGTTTCTAGATCACAGTCAGTTGAAAAATGGAACCTCTCCTCGCAGATCTAATATTTCAGTGACACCCAACTTCTAA